In Camelina sativa cultivar DH55 chromosome 16, Cs, whole genome shotgun sequence, a single window of DNA contains:
- the LOC104754084 gene encoding uncharacterized protein LOC104754084, translated as MPREQRVSFASYHLTEEANLWWQAKSKAIGLPDRQMPWERFEVELWTRFGPLDGEDFDEALCHIQQKGSLLEFQREFERLQNKVEGWTEKALVGAFMGGLHKSISSGIRIFKPKTLLEVINYARLRDDQLQQEKRWNNPRIMAPPPAYTVSHPRGESSKPTPPRKLSWEELKKKRSLGLCFSCDDNFFPRHKCKQPQLFIMESEADGEEVAVETTEEVDQSPEITLHALTGWDAPTTIRLRADIGKHHLLALVDSGLTHNFISLKAAQRLRLQFTPTPSFWVRVANGEPLTCAGKFDEVLVQIGEAAFTVTLHAVPLVGLDLVLGVKWLESLGPTVCDWKARNIQIEWAGRTHTFSGLQHISIHATDSNNIVKEARQGQTLFAICLSDTNPTLLPVEPEMQALIQEFDALFHTPDGLPPRRAIEHRIPLKEGTNPVNVRPYRYAYFQKEEIEKQVSEMLTSGIIRPSCSPFSSPVLLVKKKDGSWRFCTDYRALNAATIKDRFPIPTVEDMLDELHGATFFTKLDLTAGYHQVQMHPSDVHKTAFRTHNGHYEYLVMPFGLCNAPSTFQALMNEIFRPLMRKSVMVFFDDILVYSPTWTSHLQHVREVFSLLHHHGLSVKFKKCDFGRRELEYLGHIISTTGVKVVSEPRDCKTKHKVFDW; from the coding sequence ATGCCCCGGGAGCAACGGGTGAGCTTTGCGTCGTACCACTTGACGGAGGAAGCGAACCTCTGGTGGCAGGCAAAATCAAAAGCCATTGGTTTACCCGATCGACAGATGCCATGGGAGCGGTTTGAGGTGGAGCTATGGACTCGATTTGGGCCTCTGGATGGTGAGGATTTCGATGAAGCACTGTGTCACATCCAGCAGAAGGGTTCCTTATTGGAGTTCCAACGGGAGTTTGAGCGGTTGCAGAACAAGGTGGAGGGCTGGACGGAAAAGGCTTTGGTGGGAGCGTTTATGGGGGGGTTACACAAATCCATTTCGAGCGGCATAAGGATCTTCAAGCCAAAGACCTTGCTGGAGGTCATCAACTATGCGAGATTGAGAGACGACCAGTTACAACAAGAAAAACGGTGGAACAACCCTCGCATCATGGCACCACCACCGGCGTATACGGTGAGTCATCCGCGGGGGGAGAGCTCTAAGCCTACGCCGCCACGAAAATTAAGCTGGGAGGAGCTGAAGAAAAAGCGCAGTTTGGGATTATGCTTTAGCTGCGATGATAATTTTTTCCCGCGGCACAAATGCAAGCAACCGCAACTGTTCATCATGGAGAGTGAAGCCGATGGGGAAGAGGTCGCGGTTGAGACCACGGAGGAGGTAGACCAGTCCCCGGAGATCACACTACACGCCTTAACCGGCTGGGATGCGCCGACAACCATTCGTCTTCGAGCAGACATCGGCAAACACCACCTGCTCGCCTTGGTCGACAGTGGCTTGACCCATAATTTCATCAGCCTAAAAGCGGCACAACGGCTCCGATTGCAATTTACACCGACACCATCATTTTGGGTTCGTGTGGCTAACGGGGAACCATTGACGTGTGCTGGCAAGTTTGATGAGGTGCTGGTTCAGATCGGCGAGGCGGCATTCACGGTGACCTTGCACGCAGTGCCATTGGTGGGCCTCGATCTAGTCTTGGGAGTTAAATGGCTTGAAAGTCTAGGCCCAACAGTTTGTGACTGGAAGGCCCGTAACATACAAATCGAGTGGGCCGGACGGACTCACACTTTCAGTGGGCTTCAACACATATCGATCCACGCCACTGATTCTAATAACATCGTCAAAGAAGCTCGCCAAGGCCAAACCCTGTTCGCGATCTGTCTTTCTGACACGAATCCGACGCTGCTACCGGTCGAACCAGAGATGCAAGCTCTCATACAAGAGTTTGATGCACTATTTCACACACCTGATGGATTACCACCACGACGTGCGATCGAACATCGGATTCCACTCAAAGAAGGTACCAACCCAGTCAATGTCCGGCCGTATCGCTATGCTTATTTTCAGAAGGAGGAGATTGAGAAGCAAGTCTCGGAGATGCTCACATCTGGAATCATTCGTCCGAGTTGCAGTCCGTTCTCATCGCCGGTTCTGCTGGTCAAGAAAAAGGATGGGTCGTGGCGTTTTTGCACAGACTACCGGGCACTCAACGCAGCTACCATAAAAGACCGCTTCCCCATTCCAACTGTTGAGGACATGCTCGACGAACTGCACGGAGCGACATTTTTTACAAAGCTTGACCTCACTGCGGGGTATCACCAGGTGCAAATGCACCCTTCTGACGTCCACAAGACGGCATTCCGCACACACAACGGTCATTACGAGTACCTCGTCATGCCCTTTGGTCTATGCAACGCACCATCTACGTTCCAAGCACTGATGAACGAGATCTTTCGTCCCTTGATGCGCAAGTCGGTGATGGTTTTTTTTGACGACATCCTCGTTTATAGCCCGACATGGACGTCGCACCTTCAACATGTCCGTGAGGTTTtcagtctcctccaccaccatggCTTGTCGGTGAAGTTTAAAAAATGTGATTTCGGTAGGCGGGAGCTGGAGTACTTGGGTCATATCATCTCCACTACAGGAGTCaaggtggtatcagagccaagagattgtaaaacaaaacacaaggtATTTGATTGGTAG
- the LOC104754082 gene encoding F-box/LRR-repeat/kelch-repeat protein At2g27520-like — MVRFNLPWDLVEEILSRVPATYLRGLQFTCKRWNALFKDPEFIKKHSDKAAKPPYSILLFSCSRVYSLSVNINNIAVTVGPTKLSRNPNESSEEVEITQVVHCNGLLLCSTKESNMAKLVVVNPCTGQARWIKPRSVYDMSDRYALGYENNNNQHSYASYKILRFPADGRSLLEIFELKSNSWRVLANIPLKGKQRGFGRGVSLKGNTYWLSCFLDDFEILSYDFATERFIILSFPFILPLRMSDSNTLALSVVREEQLSVLHLNLDTRQMEIWVSNKIDDDTETALSWSKSFDLIYTLTSILVF; from the coding sequence ATGGTAAGGTTCAATCTTCCATGGGATTTGGTAGAGGAGATACTCTCTAGAGTTCCCGCAACATATCTGAGAGGACTACAATTTACTTGCAAACGATGGAACGCTTTATTCAAAGATCCAGAATTCATCAAGAAGCACTCAGATAAAGCAGCAAAGCCGCCGTATTCGATTCTCTTGTTCAGTTGTTCTAGGGTTTATTCGCTGAGTGTCAATATAAACAACATTGCGGTAACGGTTGGTCCAACTAAACTTAGCAGAAACCCAAACGAGTCATCAGAGGAAGTCGAAATAACTCAAGTAGTTCACTGCAACGGCCTATTGTTATGTTCCACGAAAGAGTCCAACATGGCTAAACTCGTGGTTGTGAATCCATGTACTGGTCAAGCCAGATGGATCAAACCAAGAAGTGTTTACGATATGTCCGATAGATATGCTCTAGGTtacgaaaacaacaacaatcaacattCATACGCAagctacaaaatcttgaggttcCCAGCTGATGGTCGAAGCCTTTTGGAAATCTTTGAGCTAAAGTCTAACTCATGGAGGGTTCTTGCTAACATCCCTCTTAAAGGTAAACAACGCGGTTTTGGAAGAGGCGTGTCTTTGAAGGGGAATACCTATTggctttcttgttttttggatGACTTCGAAATATTGAGTTATGATTTCGCAACAGAGAGATTTATAATCTTGtcttttccatttattttacCGCTTCGGATGTCTGATTCCAATACCTTAGCTCTATCAGTTGTTAGAGAAGAGCAACTATCAGTGTTACATCTGAACCTTGATACGAGACAGATGGAGATATGGGTGAGTAATAAGATTGATGATGATACTGAAACTGCGCTTTCTTGGAGCAAAtcctttgatttgatttatacTCTCACTTCGATCTTAGTCTTCTAA
- the LOC104752662 gene encoding 60S acidic ribosomal protein P2-1-like has protein sequence MKVVAAFLLAVLSGKASPTSADIKDILGSVGAETEDSQIELLLKEVKGKDLTELIAAGREKLASVPSGGGGVAMSSAPSAGGGGGGAPAAESKKEEKKEEKEESDDDMGFSLFE, from the exons ATGAAGGTTGTCGCCGCCTTTTTGCTCGCCGTTTTGAGTGGGAAGGCTTCCCCAACCAGTGCTGATATCAAGGATATTCTCGGATCAG ttggTGCTGAGACAGAGGACTCTCAGATTGAGCTTTTGTTGAAGGAAGTGAAAGGAAAAGACTTGACTGAGCTTATTGCTGCTGGAAGGGAGAAGCTTGCTTCAGTGCcctctggtggtggtggtgttgctATGTCTTCTGCTCCATCCGCTGGAGGAGGTGGCGGTGGTGCCCCTGCAGCTGAgtccaagaaagaagagaagaaggaagagaaggaggaaTCCGATGAT GACATGGGTTTCAGTCTATTCGAGTAA
- the LOC104752663 gene encoding flagellar radial spoke protein 5-like, whose amino-acid sequence MPVTVHSVIATNLATTTASSNWLYRNVSPRRIFSSSVKCSVETAEAERWVKLKNGNDSLEMCRVLNGMWQTSGGWGKIDRNDAVDAMLRYADAGLSTFDMADHYGPAEDLYGIFVNRVRRERPPEYLEKIKGLTKWVPPPIKMTSSYVRQNIDISRKRMDVAALDMLQFHWWDYANDGYLDALKHLTDLKEEGKIKTIALTNFDTERLEKILENGIPVVSNQVQHSIVDMRPQQRMAQLCELTGVKLITYGTVMGGLLSEKFLDTNLTIPFAGPRLNTPSLQKYKRMVDAWGGWNLFQGLLRTMKTVATKHGVSIPTVAVRYVLDQQGVAGSMIGVRLGLAEHIQDANAIFSLVLDSEDVNSIQEVTKKGKDLLQVIGDCGDEYRRI is encoded by the exons ATGCCTGTGACCGTACATTCCGTTATCGCCACGAACCTAGCGACTACTACAGCATCATCGAACTGGCTTTACCGGAATGTTTCTCCCCGTAGAATATTTTCCAGCTCCGTGAAATGCTCGGTGGAGACGGCGGAAGCTGAACGGTGGGTGAAGCTGAAGAACGGGAACGATTCACTGGAGATGTGCAGAGTTCTCAACGGGATGTGGCAGACGAGTGGTGGTTGGGGTAAGATTGACCGAAACGACGCCGTTGATGCGATGCTTCGATACGCAGATGCTGGTCTCTCTACCTTTGATATGGCTGATCATT ATGGTCCTGCTGAAGATCTTTACGGCATTTTTGTCAATAGGGTTCGTCGAGAACGTCCTCCAGAGTACTTGGAAAAGATTAAAGG TTTGACGAAATGGGTGCCTCCTCCAATAAAGATGACAAGTAGCTATGTTCGTCAGAACATTGATATATCGCGGAAGAGAATGGATGTTGCTGCTCTTGACATGCTTCAGTTTCACTG GTGGGATTATGCAAATGATGGCTATCTTGATGCACTGAAACATCTCACTGATCTTAAAGAAGAAG GTAAAATCAAGACAATTGCTTTGACAAATTTTGATACAGAGAGACTTGAGAAAATTTTAGAGAATGGAATCCCTGTCGTTAGCAATCAG GTGCAACATTCCATTGTAGACATGCGTCCTCAACAGAGAATGGCTCAGCTTTGCGAGCTTACAGGCGTCAAACTTATAAC ATATGGGACAGTAATGGGTGGTCTCCTGTCAGAGAAGTTTCTTGATACCAATCTAACAATCCCTTTTGCTGGCCCTCGCTTGAATACGCCTTCTCTTCAAAAGTACAAAAGA ATGGTTGATGCGTGGGGAGGGTGGAATCTGTTCCAAGGTTTACTTCGAACGATGAAGACTGTAGCCACAAAACATGGAGTTTCTATTCCGACAGTGGCCGTAAGATATGTACTAGATCAG CAAGGAGTCGCTGGGTCAATGATTGGGGTGAGACTCGGGTTAGCGGAACACATACAAGATGCAAATGCTATATTCTCATTGGTATTGGATTCAGAAGATGTTAATAGCATACAAGAGGTTACCAAGAAAGGTAAAGATCTTCTACAAGTGATTGGTGACTGTGGAGACGAATACAGACGTATCTGA
- the LOC104752660 gene encoding uncharacterized protein LOC104752660, protein MTKLTTFLKDAKRVKLYEDAQALFANGDRIKAFEIIEDMIAVHKEDKNSWLLHHEQGNMFIDLAETIKNPYLDFVYMFGSVGCFSESVLLSRPCAHGLYYLGEELGSVMYYKKCVKVAKQCLSVTYPDDSESSCAQETWQGLQEDVKKDLESLVEDAESNIADSKTERLVGSLEENCESEKSAELVKNEFKGLRSFWLGLDVKVKRDFMKVSVAKLIRFVEGVHSRKGRDALEKILASSREDRKWIFWMCRSKCSNKFSSAEECKKHLEVEHAADFTPSKEMDMVKRIGKEWARKISFGSWEPVDTVAAVEMIKNQFEEVKSFSYKNGWSKEWPLAADEMRSKLLKEIKFFLVMFCDLKILSCSIRDWMKLYPVRHLGKLNVSEQILVDSHLVETPQSICFLECHQLSQILNFLKRIKCERDDGTNAVCRAVDSILGSTRAKESIDFDPEFSFLLLDRRLLKSSNNAPHDDEWTINVFDPNVHYGKAHAQGDDIVSWLTDYNSVEKTFPKPIREHNLDIWVAVLRAVQFTCRNLETKYAKKLQVLDYSKALLVAGKLCKGENERRRNLQEAEWNSYASLLCNRCEKLVPRNSLATKFFLCVVQDVLQGASDLTLDLPDFEGCMNIIREHKNLSDDIVVKSLRILKSVVTFKVLLIDSRILLVDNSRISLLNNLIRLSIVDNRTYILQLLKPFLLNEIVNMESKAKSDAAEAELLFEEEKSRSKKMKKNSKKRTSTSMSSPLYNTVKDKPSVNLEPESTSPSLAVDEDYMEPGNTLASERGRLEISSNTVDQEQGTRVDQVIQNLPGEDSQSQHLESALGEAAARYNSALDMTLKALLNIKILKEDLMHNKQPFQDHLEEHAPPALQNFFTAFMSEEIKSEGVYSCLLSDLLAFLEEAISMSSGAGEVLVAILEIWHCWKNAERESLVTRLFTMEENERMSCIKCRKKPNYPEQSSYGIVIAADSTRDLNCALGNIKFVDILKVIRMEYKMLCDTKTGGCGITNFVHHIISKCPPIFTIVLEWKKSETGKEICETTKALDWEIDISRMYEGLEPKTKYRLVSMVCCGEEEEYFCIAYEKNRWVNLKRDALAREDVGNWKSVVRFCGERKVRPELLFYEVVRSMV, encoded by the exons ATGACGAAGCTTACTACTTTTCTGAAAGATGCCAAGAGAGTAAAACTCTACGAAGATGCACAAGCCCTCTTCGCTAATGGAGATCGCATCAAGGCCTTTGAGATCATCGAAGATATGATTGCAGTCCACAAGGAAGACAAGAACTCGTGGCTTCTTCATCACGAACAAGGTAATATGTTCATTGATCTAGCGGAAACGATAAAGAACCCGTACCTCGATTTCGTGTACATGTTCGGTTCTGTAGGGTGTTTTTCGGAAAGCGTGTTGTTATCACGACCTTGTGCACATGGACTCTACTATTTGGGTGAAGAGCTTGGTTCAGTGATGTATTACAAGAAATGTGTGAAGGTAGCAAAACAGTGTTTATCTGTTACTTACCCAGACGACTCTGAATCATCTTGTGCTCAAGAAACTTGGCAAGGGCTACAGGAAGATGTGAAGAAAGACCTGGAGAGTTTAGTCGAAGATGCAGAGTCAAATATCGCTGATTCAAAGACTGAGAGACTGGTGGGTTCACTAGAAGAAAACTGTGAGTCAGAGAAAAGTGCAGAGCTGGTTAAGAACGAGTTTAAAGGATTGAGGTCGTTTTGGTTAGGTTTGGATGTTAAGGTCAAGAGGGACTTTATGAAAGTGAGTGTTGCAAAGCTTATACGTTTTGTGGAGGGAGTACATTCCAGAAAGGGACGAGATGCTTTAGAGAAAATTCTTGCTTCTTCCAGGGAAGACAGAAAATGGATATTCTGGATGTGCCGATCTAAATGTTCGAACAAGTTCTCTAGTGCTGAAGAATGTAAGAAACATCTTGAAGTAGAACATGCTGCAGATTTTACACCTTCAAAGGAAATGGATATGGTCAAGAGGATAGGCAAAGAATGGGCTCGTAAGATATCGTTTGGAAGTTGGGAACCTGTGGATACAGTAGCTGCCGTTGAAATGATCAAAAATCAGTTTGAGGAGGTGAAATCGTTTTCATATAAGAATGGATGGTCCAAAGAATGGCCTTTAGCTGCGGATGAAATGCGCAGTAAGTTACTTAAGGAAATCAAATTTTTCCTTGTGATGTTTTGTGACCTTAAAATTCTCTCATGTAGCATTCGAGACTGGATGAAGCTTTATCCGGTTAGGCATCTTGGAAAACTTAACGTTTCCGAACAGATTCTTGTTGATTCTCACCTAGTGGAAACACCTCAGAGTATTTGTTTTCTGGAATGTCATCAACTCAGTCAAATCCTCAACTTTCTAAAACGCATCAAGTGTGAAAGGGATGATGGTACAAATGCAGTTTGCAGAGCAGTGGACAGTATCTTGGGTTCTACTCGAGCTAAAGAAAGTATCGACTTTGACCCGGAGTTTTCATTTCTGCTTTTAGACAGAAGGTTGCTGAAAAGTAGTAATAATGCTCCACATGATGATGAATGGACAATCAATGTTTTCGATCCCAATGTTCACTACGGCAAAGCACATGCTCAGGGAGATGATATCGTATCATGGTTAACTGACTACAATTCAGTAGAGAAGACCTTTCCCAAACCTATCAGGGAACATAATCTTGATATTTGGGTGGCTGTTCTGAGAGCTGTTCAGTTCACATGTAGAAATTTGGAAACCAAATATGCAAAGAAACTACAAGTCTTAGATTATAGTAAAGCTCTTCTTGTCGCCGGGAAATTGTGTAAGGGAGAAAATGAAAGGAGAAGAAATCTTCAGGAAGCAGAGTGGAACAGCTATGCATCTCTTCTATGCAATCGATGCGAAAAGCTTGTCCCCAGAAATTCCCTCgccacaaaattttttttgtgtgtggtgcAAGATGTTCTCCAAGGAGCTTCGGATCTGACACTTGATCTCCCTGATTTTGAAGGTTGCATGAATATTATACGTGAGCATAAAAATCTCAGCGATGATATAGTGGTGAAGTCCTTAAGAATTTTGAAATCAGTGGTCACCTTCAAG GTTCTCCTAATCGATTCAAGGATTCTGCTGGTTGATAATTCAAGGATTAGTTTGCTGAACAACCTCATCAGGCTTTCTATTGTTGACAACCGCACTTACATCCTTCAACTGTTGAAACCGTTCTTGCTG AATGAAATTGTGAATATGGAATCCAAAGCCAAGTCAGATGCTGCAGAAGCAGAACTTTTATTCGAAGAGGAGAAGTCACggtcaaagaagatgaaaaagaatagcaaaaag AGAACTTCAACGAGCATGTCTAGTCCCCTTTATAATACTGTTAAGGA TAAGCCTTCTGTCAACCTTGAACCGGAAAGTACATCTCCATCACTAGCAGTGGACGAAGATTATATGGAACCAGGTAATACACTTGCAAGTGAAAGGGGTCGATTGGAAATTTCATCCAACACTGTCGATCAAGAGCAAGGTACTAGAGTTGA TCAAGTTATTCAAAACTTGCCAGGAGAAGATTCACAGTCGCAACATTTGGAATCAGCACTTGGAGAAGCTGCAGCCAGATACAATTCAGCTCTTGACATGACGCTGAAG GCCCTCTTGAACATTAAGATTCTCAAAGAAGATTTGATGCACAATAAGCAACCATTTCAAGACCACCTGGAAGAACACGCTCCTCCTGCACTACAAAATTTCTTTACTGCTTTTATGTCAGAGGAGATAAAAAGTGAGGGAGTCTACAGTTGCCTCTTGAGTGACTTACTTGCTTTCCTAGAAGAAGCTATTTCCATG TCGAGTGGTGCTGGTGAGGTTCTTGTAGCCATCCTTGAGATTTGGCATTGCTGGAAAAATGCTGAAAGAGAAAGCTTGGTAACTCGCCTTTTTACAATGGAGGAAAATGAAAGAATGAGTTGTATAAAATGcagaaagaaaccaaactaTCCAGAGCAAAGTTCTTACGGCATTGTTATTGCTGCAGATTCAACCAGAGACTTGAAT TGTGCTCTTGGGAATATAAAGTTTGTGGATATCCTAAAGGTGATTCGCATGGAATATAAAATGTTATGTGACACTAAAACAGGAGGATGTGGAATAACAAACTTTGTTCATCACATTATAAGTAAATGCCCACCTATCTTCACAATCG TGTTAGAATGGAAGAAGAGTGAAACTGGAAAGGAAATATGTGAAACAACAAAGGCTTTGGATTGGGAGATAGATATCAGCAGGATGTACGAAGGATTAGAACCAAAAACTAAGTACCGGCTTGTGTCAATG GTTTgttgtggtgaagaagaagaatacttTTGCATCGCTTATGAAAAGAACCGTTGGGTCAATCTCAAACGTGATGCTTTAGCAAGAGAG GATGTTGGTAACTGGAAGAGTGTGGTTAGATTCTGTGGAGAAAGAAAGGTTCGGCCAGAACTTCTGTTTTACGAAGTTGTCCGATCAATGGTCtaa
- the LOC104752661 gene encoding uncharacterized protein LOC104752661, with protein MGKPTTSQNNGFINHFSHPHRLQVTPATSSAPCSACKLAWGNGRVYSCRPCNFSLHESCSKMNQVIIHPSHPSHTLSLLVAPVYDGGYFNCDGCGVHGTGFSYQCSLCDFDIHALCAYKPLSIIHKSHPQHNLKLTFHPPYGANKGFSCDICLKIGKNQWLYRCIPCEFDAHVGCIAAPNPHLLQHSASSPIPHTHQAGHRPQHQNSLPMPNQGSNRPRPMPMTRPIAQNVAANGPRRDNKNLVYNAQVGAIGPNELIGQVRQSFAQGSTDGSGYDDSAGNEEFNVEVDVNVDVEYEGGLYVEEANDKGEDVDEANDEEEDVDGNGLEVVAYGDGLSVARSESDFGGSSDARSQCNDLSDADLYPLSPDNSQGPRSVRMNRGQGGGRKKNTNLNGPDSRSKNMALNGPRDGLQAPKSPMQNLRGPQTRRVQNVRNNTTIRGRGGAVSVRVNRPREAPQGFNGPSVGPSNAIDNGGNNDNYNEGDGIDDVYAGEDNVGYDESYSENYGDGPGDCDFEVGGDFVDDGCDQDYDETYGENDFESYSGITGGSGSMYDEGESYGTMDDSQYSDLNEEPNNQYLPMVGGPGLNNQNQYGQNGRPNNIGTYGRGGLNRYGNVTQGANRIQPRTRGRPVQYRANGRPYRANGGPNGPNGVGNPMLVNTMVQGLCQGFAMNMLIGGGDVNGGASDGGGSSILGGLFGGETESQY; from the coding sequence atggGGAAGCCGACGACGTCTCAAAACAATGGCTTTATAAACCACTTCAGCCACCCACACCGCCTTCAGGTAACCCCGGCGACGTCATCAGCACCGTGCTCAGCTTGCAAACTCGCCTGGGGTAACGGCAGGGTTTACTCTTGTAGGCCATGCAACTTCTCTCTACATGAGTCGTGCAGCAAGATGAATCAGGTCATAATACATCCCTCTCACCCTTCTCATACGCTTAGCCTTCTTGTGGCTCCTGTCTACGATGGTGGATACTTCAACTGTGATGGTTGTGGTGTCCATGGGACGGGTTTTAGCTACCAATGCTCTCTCTGTGATTTCGACATCCATGCTCTTTGTGCCTACAAGCCGCTCTCAATCATCCACAAGTCTCATCCACAACATAACCTTAAACTCACGTTTCACCCTCCTTATGGAGCCAATAAAGGATTCTCATGTGATATCTGCCTTAAGATCGGGAAGAACCAGTGGCTCTATCGATGCATACCCTGCGAGTTCGACGCTCATGTCGGTTGCATCGCTGCTCCTAATCCTCACCTCCTTCAACATAGCGCTTCTTCACCTATTCCTCATACTCATCAAGCCGGACATCGTCCTCAGCATCAAAACTCGCTTCCTATGCCTAATCAAGGCAGTAACAGACCCAGACCCATGCCCATGACAAGGCCTATAGCTCAAAACGTCGCTGCCAATGGACCaagaagagataacaaaaaCTTGGTTTATAATGCTCAGGTTGGAGCTATTGGACCAAATGAACTTATTGGTCAGGTAAGACAGAGTTTTGCGCAAGGGTCAACGGATGGGAGTGGCTACGATGATAGTGCGGGGAACGAAGAGTTTAACGTTGAGGTTGATGTTAATGTCGATGTTGAATATGAAGGTGGTCTGTATGTTGAAGAGGCTAATGACAAGGGAGAAGACGTTGATGAGGCtaatgatgaggaagaagacgtTGATGGTAATGGGCTTGAGGTTGTGGCTTATGGCGATGGTTTAAGTGTTGCTCGTAGTGAGAGTGATTTTGGAGGTAGTAGCGATGCTCGTAGCCAATGTAATGATTTATCCGATGCTGATCTTTATCCCCTATCTCCGGATAACTCACAAGGACCAAGATCAGTTCGTATGAACCGAGGCCAGGGTGGTGGGAGgaagaaaaacacaaacctGAATGGCCCTGACAGTCGGTCTAAGAATATGGCTCTTAATGGACCTCGTGATGGTCTTCAAGCTCCCAAAAGTCCTATGCAAAACCTTAGAGGACCTCAAACAAGAAGGGTGCAAAATGTTCGTAACAATACAACAATAAGAGGTCGTGGTGGGGCTGTGAGCGTACGAGTTAATAGACCTCGTGAAGCACCTCAGGGATTTAATGGGCCTAGTGTTGGACCCTCCAATGCAATTGATAATGGTGGCAACAATGATAACTACAACGAAGGTGATGGCATTGATGATGTTTATGCTGGTGAAGATAATGTTGGTTACGATGAGAGTTATAGTGAAAATTATGGTGATGGTCCTGGTGATTGTGACTTTGAAGTTGGAGGTGACTTTGTCGATGACGGTTGTGATCAAGATTATGATGAGACTTATGGTGAAAACGATTTCGAAAGCTATAGCGGCATTACCGGAGGAAGTGGGTCTATGTATGATGAGGGTGAATCTTATGGGACTATGGATGATTCCCAGTATAGTGATTTGAATGAAGAGCCCAATAACCAGTATTTACCCATGGTTGGTGGACCAGGATTGAATAACCAGAACCAATACGGTCAAAATGGTAGACCAAATAATATTGGCACGTATGGACGAGGTGGTCTGAACAGATACGGAAACGTGACCCAAGGTGCAAATAGGATTCAGCCTAGAACGAGGGGTCGACCGGTCCAATATAGGGCCAATGGAAGACCTTATAGGGCAAATGGAGGTCCCAATGGACCTAATGGAGTTGGCAATCCAATGTTGGTGAATACAATGGTGCAAGGTTTGTGTCAAGGCTTTGCTATGAACATGCTCATTGGTGGTGGTGATGTTAACGGTGGAGCGAGTGACGGTGGTGGATCATCTATCTTAGGAGGCTTGTTTGGTGGTGAAACGGAATCACAATACTAA